A genomic region of Runella rosea contains the following coding sequences:
- a CDS encoding HD domain-containing protein, which yields MLRPQDIPLWEVAKIHLNVRNNDEHTLFAYLLVTQLLEKYPDANPDVVLPAILFHDTGWSKIPQDKILHAFGPNNKYPELTRQHELESVAIAQKELPVLGFHQQQINEIIALIDGHDTTKQARSVNDAVHKDADKLWRYTPHGNRIIGEWFGIGQAEVLEILENFVWPTFLTDEGKRLSGLLLELAKLDLNLKKYVAHV from the coding sequence ATGTTGCGCCCTCAAGACATCCCGCTTTGGGAAGTAGCCAAAATCCATCTGAACGTCCGTAACAACGACGAACATACGCTGTTTGCGTACTTGTTGGTGACCCAATTGCTGGAAAAATACCCAGACGCCAACCCTGATGTGGTGTTGCCAGCCATTCTTTTTCACGATACGGGCTGGTCTAAAATACCTCAAGATAAGATTTTACACGCCTTTGGGCCCAACAATAAATATCCCGAATTGACGCGTCAACATGAGTTGGAAAGTGTCGCAATTGCACAAAAAGAACTGCCCGTTTTAGGGTTTCATCAACAACAAATAAACGAAATCATCGCGCTCATTGACGGGCACGATACCACCAAACAGGCGCGCTCGGTCAACGATGCGGTTCACAAAGATGCCGATAAGCTCTGGCGGTATACGCCGCATGGCAACCGCATCATTGGCGAGTGGTTTGGCATTGGACAGGCCGAAGTACTGGAGATTTTGGAAAATTTCGTTTGGCCAACGTTCCTGACCGACGAAGGAAAAAGGCTTTCTGGTCTGCTGTTGGAGTTGGCAAAATTGGACTTGAACTTAAAAAAATACGTAGCCCATGTTTGA
- a CDS encoding aldehyde dehydrogenase family protein, with translation MENYINGKWVKPHSAQYADVLNPSTGAVIERFACSNPEDVNAALESAKMAFKSWKKTPVAHRAKLQHQAAQLMRKHADELARTIANELGRPLAGCLTEISRSADLFDFYSEEGLRLKGEVPLHNLEGEKALIVREPVGVVVAITPFNYPITLLTMKLGAALMAGCTVVSKPSEDTPLSTLKLAEIFTEAGYPEGVFNVITGYGYDIGNALIEHSITAKIAFTGGTDTGLRIGALAAAHNKRVTLELGGQSPAIVCADANLAVAVPAIVRHAFANSGQFCYRVNRLYVHESIYADFLGQMVALTEKLTVGHPFSGCDMGPMVNQKIYQNSENQVQDALHKGALLKTGGHRMKGELYDKGWFFPPTILADTNHSMQIMTQETFGPVVGVMPFQTNEQAVAWANDSDFGLAAYVFSEQLGTGLRMAESLEAGSVWINNIHRSYHDVPFGGVKQSGIGREKGHYGIEAYTELKTIYLNY, from the coding sequence ATGGAAAATTATATAAACGGGAAATGGGTAAAACCGCATTCGGCCCAATACGCCGATGTGCTCAACCCCAGCACGGGCGCTGTTATCGAAAGGTTTGCGTGCAGCAATCCTGAAGATGTCAATGCGGCGCTGGAATCGGCAAAAATGGCGTTTAAATCTTGGAAAAAGACGCCCGTTGCTCACCGGGCCAAGTTGCAGCACCAAGCCGCGCAATTGATGCGCAAACACGCCGATGAACTCGCCCGAACCATTGCCAACGAACTCGGCAGGCCGCTGGCGGGCTGCCTGACCGAAATTAGCCGCAGTGCCGACTTGTTTGATTTTTACTCCGAAGAAGGCCTTCGTTTGAAAGGAGAAGTGCCATTGCATAACCTCGAAGGCGAAAAAGCGCTGATTGTGCGCGAGCCCGTTGGCGTGGTGGTGGCCATTACGCCGTTCAATTATCCGATTACGCTGCTGACCATGAAATTGGGCGCGGCGCTGATGGCGGGCTGTACTGTGGTGTCAAAGCCGTCAGAAGATACGCCGCTTTCGACGCTGAAATTGGCCGAGATTTTTACCGAAGCAGGCTATCCCGAAGGTGTTTTTAATGTTATCACGGGCTATGGCTATGACATCGGAAATGCGCTCATTGAGCACTCAATAACGGCCAAAATCGCCTTTACGGGCGGTACGGACACGGGGTTGCGCATCGGGGCGTTGGCGGCGGCGCATAATAAACGTGTCACGCTTGAATTGGGTGGCCAGTCGCCCGCCATTGTGTGTGCCGATGCAAATTTGGCGGTGGCTGTCCCCGCCATTGTGCGCCACGCTTTTGCCAACAGCGGTCAGTTTTGCTACCGCGTCAATCGTCTGTACGTGCATGAGTCCATTTATGCCGATTTTCTGGGTCAAATGGTAGCGTTGACCGAAAAACTAACCGTGGGGCATCCGTTTTCGGGCTGCGACATGGGGCCGATGGTAAACCAAAAAATCTACCAAAACAGCGAAAATCAGGTGCAGGACGCCTTGCATAAAGGAGCACTTTTGAAAACAGGCGGCCACCGAATGAAGGGTGAACTGTATGACAAAGGCTGGTTTTTTCCACCCACGATTTTGGCCGATACCAACCACTCTATGCAGATCATGACCCAAGAAACCTTTGGGCCCGTGGTAGGTGTGATGCCTTTTCAAACCAACGAACAGGCCGTAGCATGGGCCAACGATTCGGATTTTGGATTGGCAGCTTATGTTTTTTCGGAACAACTCGGCACAGGACTGCGCATGGCGGAGTCGCTAGAAGCAGGCTCGGTTTGGATCAATAACATTCACCGTTCGTACCACGATGTGCCGTTTGGTGGAGTAAAACAAAGCGGAATCGGGCGTGAAAAAGGGCACTACGGCATCGAGGCGTATACCGAATTAAAAACCATTTACCTGAATTACTAG